The genomic segment ACTAACCTTCCACTAGGAGCTATTGGGAATACTATTCAGGCCTGTGAGGATTGCCTAAGTCTAGGACAAATAAGGTCATATTTCAAAAAGGTTAAGCTCACACAACCAGTGGAAGAAGTCTTTTCGATTGTCTTTTCAAAACTAGGAAACAAAGTATCCTTACTGAGCTTCCAAAGTCAATCAATCCCATAAAGCCGTTATTCCTGGAGCCAGCTTTCATGTTAACAGTGAAAGGCTCCAATTAAATTAAACTTCAATCCAATAATAAAATTCTCAGAATATTGCAAGAAAAATCGAATGGCAAACGACAGCCACAATTTAAGTAAATAAAGCTTCCCTTGAATATTTTCTATTGAGTCAAGCAATTAGAAACAACATCGACGTAAGATACAGAAAATAAACAGACCAACTCTTATTACTTCTATGGCTGTAGTGACGCATTGTATTGCTTAAATTCATAGCAAGCATTCATTTTGTGCATAAAAGCCCAGATAAACATTTGAAAACTTAAAAAAATGTTCATAAGgtataatatataacataattAAATTCAGGTGGATGGCAATCAgtgcatttaaaaataaattaacatttaGCAAAATATAATTATCTCAAATCACAATGTTCCACAAAGTTAAAAtcaacaacacaaaataaaataaagcgaAATATAATTCAATAAAGTAGTGTTGGGGTCTTCTCTTGCTCTGATTGCGGTCCCTCGTAGTTAGTCCATCTTAGTTCTTTCTCACTGCATGGCTTTCTCTCACTTCACTCTTTTCATCAAAATCTCCTAGCCAAGAATTGGTGTTCGAAACATGGAAGTAAGGAATGAACAACAAGAACAGGACGAGGACAAGTGGTTCTTTGTTCGTTAGTGCAAAGATAAACTCTGTAATCATTCGTCAAACCAGGAGAATATTCTCATCCTTTTTTGACAAAACTCTGTGATCCCACTGTATGTCTCCACTGCCTTTGcgatccttctcctccttgtcttgGCTTGACTAAAGGCCTGTTCGTAATAGGCAGTGGCTGACACCTCTCCCACACATGTTGgcatgcatttgtattttcCAAAAAACTAACGCACAATCAAAAAGGCTTGTCCTGTTCACTAAATGCAACAAGAAAACGAAAAGTCACATTGTTGTCGCCAACAATCTCCTCGGGAATGGCATTTTAAAAATGGGATTTGTCCATATTTTAATCGCACACCATATGTTACATTCCGTCCTTTGTTTTGAGTGCCGCCTCctctgtgtgggggtgtgtgtgtgcttgcggtcACTCTGACGTCCCATAATGGATGACGTAGTAGTCGTGCACGTACATGAGCACGGCCACCGGCTGGCCGATGATCAGAGACATCCACACCGCTGCGTTGCCATAGTTACCGTTCAGGAAGCGTCCCACGAACCAAGCCAGGGGAACCTGCAAGCATGTAGTGAAGTTAAAGAGTCGTCCTACTGTGTGGGCGCTTTGCACAAAGGGACAACGAGAAGCCCCATGTTGGGGAGGCACACAGCTGTGCACTGGGTCAACAAACCATGACCTAGCTGCATTTCTGCCaggggtcgtgtgtgtgtgtgtgtgtgtgtgtgtgtgtgtgtgtgtgtgtgtgtgtgtgtgtgtgtgtgtgtgtgtgtgtgtgtgtgtgtgtgtgtgtgtgtgtgttacctgagcCATCATGCCGCTGAAAGCCCACAGTCTGAACATCCTCAGAGGAATGCTCACCAGGTACTGAAAGACGCAGAGAAAATAACAATTTAGAATCTTAAAAGTTTATTCCAAATTACTGTAGAAGGAAACACTAAATAAAGGGCAAACTCAGTACTATGACGACAGATAATCAGATAACAATTCAGAATAAAAAACATTCACAACCAGTTGAAACCGGTCGACAGAAGAGCAGTTTAACCACTCATCAGCAATGCATTCTTGTGTCTGTTGAATCTGGTCACGGCAACAATTTTTTAATAtgtgcaataaaataaaataaacacatgttAGTGAGGGGATGTCaagccacagacacagacatccaAACAGAAGTAAAAAAGTAACCATGACTACTGAGACCCGGGACGTACCTCGTGGAAGAACGCTGAAGCCAGGAAGACTGCAGTTTGGGCCATGAACTTGTTGACCCCCTTCCTCAGCATTGGCTTATAAAAGtgtctgcaacacacacacacacacacacacacacacacacacacacacacacacacacacacacacacacacagtgaggcattgtggtgtgtgtgggtgtgtgtctatggaGGACTCTAAACACCAGTGCTAGCTCCTCACCTTAAGCACCACTTGTGAACGGGGATGTTCCAGTTGGACCAGAAGTAGGTAACTGTCTCAGAGTTCCTGAGCGGAACAGATAAAACTCAACATAACAATAAAAACGGCAACGGTATTTCTGGTTTAGAAAACTCTAGCACgtgttgtgtgagtgttgtaTTTCTGGACTAGAACAGGGGTGTGTGTTAGTTGACGTTACGGTGTGgctacagatgtgtgtgtgtgtgtgtcgctctaCTTGGTTGTTGTGACGAGATAACTCACCACCAGTCCCTGTAGAACTCGCGGTCCCCAAACTGCATCAGCTCTGCCACAAAGTTCATAGAGGAGTGGAAAAACCAATAGAAGAAAATTAACCAGATCAGATGATTAGGGACCTGGGAGAagaagcagagggtgggagagaggattAGGGAGAGGATTGGATAGAAGGGAGGGTAGAAGGGGGTGAGAGGATGGGAAAGAGGAgcggatgagagggaggaggattgaggggtgaggatgagagggaggaggattgaggggtgaggatgagagggaggaggattggagagaggagagataggaggTGATGAGAAAaggggaaagagaagagaagaggatgggagaaaggaaaggaaggacaagaataaattataaaaactAAATCATATTTAAAACTAACTTCTGCATTACCTTTAACTATAACTAAAGTTTCTATACACTATCTAGCTCTGACAAGTTTACTCACAGCTAGCTTCAACAGCCGTTCCACCATTCTGGAGAAGTCCATTTCCTGTTAAAGAAACAGAAGAAACAACCACCttttctttatttgtattaacaAACGATTCCTGGAGGCTGAAGAGATTTTTTGTGTAAGGAATTAAGGGAAATGTCATCTTTAGATGTCTTCGAATGAGTCATAAATGATGGTCTGTAAATCTGTCTCCAGCTGGCTTAAATTTTTAACTAGGCTCCAAGCTGGCTCTTAATTTAAAGCGCTTGTTTATTATCGTTTTGAATCGATTACAAAAATTGAACACAATGCAAAATATTTGTAGATAGACAAAGCAATGCGGCTTGTACCTGAAAGGGTTTCATAGAATTCTGCACCGTGGGCACCATCCACTGAAAAATGCAAAATTTTCCATTAACATCAGATTACAACCCCAAGTCTAACTTTGGGTTGGGCGGGGTATGTTGCTTTGTCTACATCTGCCTTGTGTGAATGGTTTCAACTTTCCAGTTACCTGCTGTATCAATCCCACCAGTAGCTGCATAAAGAAAAGCTGCAACACAGAGCAAGAAACTTTAAATGCAAACATTTCAACATACTTTTGGGGGAACCTGTCGAGGTTCATAATCTCAAGAAATACAGCGGCGCTTTGATCAAGGAATTTCTAtcctttatccccccccccgatgGATAGATAAAGTACGATTGATCCAATCTATAATTGCAGAGATCACAAACTGCTACTCAAACTCCCCACGTCAGAGACGCCAACCAAAGTTGAATGCATCAAACTAGTACTAAACTATGTACATGAGTAGGTGCCAAGTTTAAGTATGCATCAGGACTACATTTAAAGACAAACAATGTTAATTTATTACGTATGAATTTGTAATAAATACAAACATCCACCATCAATTTGAGGCAATGTTCATTGTAATCCAAAACGACAATAAGTCTACTGTGTATCAATTACAATTGTAATTTTAATTGTGTATCAGGCTATGAAGAACTGTAACAATTAAACAGTGAGCCCTGAGCCAGACCGGATATGTTTTgtagtgtgggtgtgagtgtgtctgtggtagtgagtgtgtgtgagtgtgcgtgtcctCTCACCATTTCAAACAGTCTCCTCAAGAGGAACCTCTTCCGTATCCGTGGAGACCGGGGGAAGTTGAGCTCGTAGCAGAGTGTAGGTATGAACACAAAGTAGTATATGTCTGCACGCATGGAAACACCATTTAGCTTGCATAGACGGCCACGACTCCCATCTATTATTCAGTTTCAATATTTGGCAATGCAAGTCAAAAGACAACGATGTGgccgttgccatggttaccTCGATAAGTGAGGTTCCCTGGATACGAGACATGGGTTTTGCCACTGAGCCTGGTTACAGACGGAcctaaacagagagacagatgtgCGGACAGGGCCGTCAGTATTCTTCTGAATATCTAGTTGGTATTAACTAGATACAGaagtacaaataaacacaaagcagatctgtgctaGCTAAACTTTGATTTAAATGCAATATGTTTTTATAATTGCCTGCTGAACCCTTTACTTACTGATGCTACAATTTGTGTAAGCATAAATTGCTAAGCGATTAATGCTAATAAGCATAAATAAGCCAATTCATGTTTGGGTTAATTTTGCACAGTGTAACGACAtcaacgtgtgcgtgtgtgtgtgtgtgcgtgtgcgtgtgtatttgtgttaaaCTTACAGGAGTTTGAGCGCGTCAGTCTTTTGACTTTGGCCAGTCTGATCTCTCTGCACCACCTGTTGGTGTCTTTGTACGAGTACATCTTCATGAATAGGATGGTGTAGATACCGAGGGAGAGCACTCCCCCCACTGGATACCCAAAGACACAAGCACAacgaaaaaaatacaaaatctaAGTAATACAAGtggaaaacataaaataaataatgtgtgtgtgtgcgtgtgcgtgtgtgtgtgtaccggggGTCAGGGAGGTGACACAGAGTACCATCACTACAGGGAACACTAGGATGGCAGTCAAGTTCAACCCGTGAAGCATCAGCCCTGTAGACTCTGAGATTTTTCCCTAGGAGAGAGATGGTGACGACGTGGAGTAAATACACCAGTAGAAAAACCATCAGATCCATATATAAGTCTATACAATATAGTTGACCCTTGCCGGGAGGAATCCATTGTACAGAATGACCATGTGTggaacttattattattatttactgccCATTTGACAGTAAAACATTTTGACCTAAAGAAGACCTGACAAATATATTGGGCTTTTTACCTTAATATAAAATAACCATATATATTTCTAACTGACTGTTTTTTCAGATAAGAGGAGaaggtttctgtgtgtaattCTATGATCATTGCTGACATCTCCACGTACAATACATTGGATGAAGAAGTCAAAAAGGTAAGTGTCCGTCCTTTTTTCAAACATAGACAATACTCACAAGTAGAAGATATACATACTTGATTAAATACATACCAACATGATTTACAGTGTTATACAGTTAATATAGACAATTTTCTGTGAAGCGAGTTCTAATAAATTAATGAGCGAGACACTCTAACTGTCCTGTTGTTCAACTATTCTAGCTATCCGTTAAGTCGCTGGCAAGTGTTCGAAAAGGGTTTACAGTAGGTTGATTGGTCGACATCATCCTAAAAACAACATCAAAAAGTGAAGACTGGGATTAGAAAACAAAGGGTCAATCAAACTCAGACACTCACCACAGCCAGGCGTCTCTCAGTGTAAAAGGTCGCTATGACGAAGACATTAGACACtggaacacagacagacagacggataaacaaacaaacaatgttaagctagctagctacctGAATTGATCAGACTACTAGTCTTGAAGTGACAGCCTTTCCATATGGAAAGTCTGAGACACAGCATCGACTCCCTGTGTTAGGAACTTCCCTGTGTTAAGAGGTCTTGATTGACATGCAAGGGCGACCAATCACAGACTGTACGCCGGGAACAGTACTACTACCAAAACAGACCCCCACTGGAACATTATGTCATTTCTGATTTGCAGCATTGCTCGGCACGCTAATGAAAAAAAAGAGCTACGTCTACATTTCATTCTCTGTCAGCTACGTGACAATGCTCACATCCCATGAGAATACTGTCTTAAGTTTCTTGGAGACACTGAATGACTGAACTTGTTCTTTGTATCAGACGTTCAGGGAGAGGTGCATGGTGACGTAGTGCAAAGGAACCCACTGGCTAAAGCCACTTAACTTTATTCCTTCATATTCTGCTTTCTATATCTCTTTATTGTTAGAACTGTATAGTCACACTTGAAACCTTGATACATATACAGCTATATTCTTTTCTCATGATTAATATCTGTTACCATCTCCATAATCCGACTCTGTCCAATGTCTACTGATTATATTCATGAACCGAGACTGTAATAGAGCATTATCAGTTGTATCACAAATAGCATTggcaaacacagacaggaagtaaaCAGATATTTGAAGAGGCTGCTTTTATGCAGCAAGCAGTTGACCTTGGTTATTGTACCTCTATTCACAGCGAGTCTCGTCTATAATACGCACCGATCATCAGGCAGGCCGCCGGCCAGCTGTAGGGGTCCTTCAAGAACAGCGAAACAACTTGGATGGGGTCGACCAAGATACCATACCTagaaaagaggagggggagagggaggatctTTAGACTCTTCAACGTTGAGTATATCGCAGCTCATGTTTTGACAGTTGGGGATGGAAcccgggagagggggggggggggggtcatgtgcaTGCTCACTTGATCAGGTTCTCCAGGAAGAGGCGTGCGTTGCTCAGCACCTGGGGAAGACAACAGCCCCCGGCGAGAGACAGAGCACTACATTAATCAAATCAATCTGTGACTACGTGCACCGCTCACaaagtgggagagagggtgggtgtCGGAGGCACAATAACGTACAaatattttatgtttgcttgcgtgtgtgtgtgtacgtgatgCGTACCCATGTGCgtctttatatacatataacgtatatgtgcatgcgtgtttgtgagtgagagtgtgtttatAGTGGGCCATAAATAAGTATATGATGCGTTATTCAGTTAGTTCCAAGTCCACCCTTAATAAAAGGAGCGGCAGGGAAAGAGATACGCTTATCCGAGTTACATTTATCTCAGCCGCACCGTGAAAAATCATACATCATCTAGTGCCTACAAAATGAATGCATATTGAAAAGTGAACGTTTAAACTAAGACCGAATATGCCCGACACAGCACAAGTTGAACCGGGTCCAGGTAAGGTAAATAAACAAGCCTGTCCTCAAAGTGCTGCTGAGTCAAGCATGCTGCCTACGGTGGCCTACCCTTTACCTTAATGACCTttaacccccctctcccctccttttgGTCCCAGAAGGGAGCTCAATCTGCCATGTTGCTCAACCCACTAGTGTACTGTCTGTGTTCTCCTTACTCACATACTGCTGATTGTGCTAGTCCTGATAGCACTATCTGGCTTATTACACACACCAAAGTTATCAGATAGCATGGTGTGCCAGCTCACCTTAAATGGCTGCATTTGTTTGAACAAAGCTACAAACCACAATCCAAACCACAACCATTATGGTGCTAAAACGCTGTCAAGGACAAATTATCGAAGAGTAAAAGCAAATTTTTCCATATTTtcggatatatatatatacatttaaaaaaaaatatatatatatatatacatacatataataaatgtgaaatg from the Gadus morhua chromosome 22, gadMor3.0, whole genome shotgun sequence genome contains:
- the dgat1a gene encoding diacylglycerol O-acyltransferase 1a, yielding MVDRAPREPVHRRRRTTVSGGGTNAVANVNGGKVHGDGGKAQASPANAKTDVFSKHASNGKLEKKTQDPSFTAQGHPRERSRVRDVSDRLSCHVMQESLLSSASGYSNYRGILNWCVVMLVLSNARLFLENLIKYGILVDPIQVVSLFLKDPYSWPAACLMIVSNVFVIATFYTERRLAVGKISESTGLMLHGLNLTAILVFPVVMVLCVTSLTPVGGVLSLGIYTILFMKMYSYKDTNRWCREIRLAKVKRLTRSNSCPSVTRLSGKTHVSYPGNLTYRDIYYFVFIPTLCYELNFPRSPRIRKRFLLRRLFEMLFFMQLLVGLIQQWMVPTVQNSMKPFQEMDFSRMVERLLKLAVPNHLIWLIFFYWFFHSSMNFVAELMQFGDREFYRDWWNSETVTYFWSNWNIPVHKWCLRHFYKPMLRKGVNKFMAQTAVFLASAFFHEYLVSIPLRMFRLWAFSGMMAQVPLAWFVGRFLNGNYGNAAVWMSLIIGQPVAVLMYVHDYYVIHYGTSE